AGAGTGATTGGTTGAGTGGGACTGGGAGTAGAACAGAACTTGTTTTCTTATTCTAACTATTTTTTTTAATCTTTTCAGCAACAAACGCCTTGTAGGCGGGGCTACCGAAACTCACGTCCATACGAATGATTTCGGGAGCAATGTAGGGATGATGTTTCATTATGTATTCTTCGATCGCATTGTACTTGTCAGCTTTTGCTTTGAGGAGGATTTTGTTTTCCGTATCAACAGTGATTTTCCCTTCCCATAAATAAACAAGTTCCACTTCAGGAAAGATGGTTCCTGAAACAATGATTCCTTGTTCTAACATTTCGGAGATTTGTTCTTCGGCCATATCGCGGTCGCCAATTGTGGTAAATACTAAAATTTCTTCTGAAGCCATAGGAAGTCCTTGTTTGTTTTTACAAAGATCGGCTCACATTGGTGAAACCCTTATACTTTTGGAGATTTATTTTGTAAGTAGGATTGGATTCCGTCTTTGACTTGGTCCACCATTCCTGACTCACGGACGGAGCGAACCACTCGTTGCCAAAATTTGATTTTGCCTTCAAACTCGTTCCAACCTAGTTGTAAGTCCATCCGTTTGATTTTGAGTAACATCCTAAGTTCAGTGAGTGACATGTCTTTTGGATCTTTGTCTAAATACCGGTCATGGTCTGTTAATGGATTGAATCTCATGGGATTATTTTTTCTTTAGAACGAGTGATAAAAAGAAAATAGCGAAGAT
This is a stretch of genomic DNA from Leptospira kanakyensis. It encodes these proteins:
- the cutA gene encoding divalent-cation tolerance protein CutA, with amino-acid sequence MASEEILVFTTIGDRDMAEEQISEMLEQGIIVSGTIFPEVELVYLWEGKITVDTENKILLKAKADKYNAIEEYIMKHHPYIAPEIIRMDVSFGSPAYKAFVAEKIKKNS